tgacacacacaggtgacacacacagtgacacacaatgacacacagtgacacacaggtgacacacaggtgcaCAGGTGatacaggtgacacacaggtgacacacaatgacacacaggtgacccaggtgacacaggtgacacaggtgacacacacaggtgacacacagtgacacacgggtgacacacagtgacacacagtgacacacaggtgacacacagtgacacacgggtgacacacaatgacacacaggtgacccaggtgacacacacaggtgacacacaggtgacacacacaggtgacacacagtgacacacggGTGACACACACaatgacacacagtgacacacacagtgacacacaggtgacccaggtgacacacagtgacacacacaggtgacacacagtgacacacagtgacacacacagtgacacacagtgacacacggGTGACACTCACGTTGTACTTCTGGAAGAAGGTCAGGTACCGGATGACGCCGACCCACACGAGCAGCGTCGATGTCCCCAGCAGGATGCTGCACACGTCGTAGCCCGAGAAGTTctgtggggacacggggacactgcGGCCACCGCCGTGTCCCCAGGCCACCGGCCCCAGGGTGACATTGTCCCCAGGGGGgtggcagtgtccccaaggggggtggcagtgtccccaagggggtggcagtgtccccaggggGGGTGGCAATGTCCCCAAGGGAGTGGCAGTGTCCACAGGTGTGACCTTGGCCTCGATGTCGATCTTgagcagtgtccccattgtccccagggggtgacagtgtccccaggggatggcagTGTctccattgtccccattgtccccaggtgtgGTAGTGTccacactgtccccattgtccccattgtccccagtgtccccactgtccccagtgtccccagtgtccccactgtccccagtgtccccaatgtccccactgtccccagtgtcccccctgtccccattgtccccactgtccccactgtccccactgtccccactgtccccagtgtccccattgtccccactgtccccactgtccccagtgtccccccgtccccattgtccccactgtccccactgtccccagtgtccccactgtccccactgtccccattgtccccattgtccccactgtccccactgtccccagtgtcaccttgGCCTCGATGCCGATCTTGAGCTGtatccccattgtccccagtgtccccagtgtccccaatgtccccactgtccccattgtccccagtgtccccactgtccccattgtccccaatgtccccattgtccccagtgtccccactgtccccactgtccccattgtccccattgtccccactgtccccattgtccccactgtccccagtgtccccagtgtccccactgtccccactgtccccattgtccccaatgtccccattgtccccagtgtccccactgtctccagtgtccccagtgtcaccttgGCCTCGATGCCGATCTTGAGCACGGTGCCCAGCACGGTGAGGACATCGCTGGTGACGAGCAGCAGGTACCAGCCATTGAGGAACTCGAGGCGGTCTGAGAGGGACACGGTGACACCGCGGTGACAGCGCAGGAACCGGCTGAACTCCTGTGGGAcattgtcactgtcattgtcattgtcattgtcattgtcactgtcactgtcactgtcactgtcaccttaCAGGAACCGGCTGAACTCCTGTTGGAcactgtcattgtcattgtcattgtcactgtcattgttattgtcactgtcactgtcattgtcactgtcaccttACAGGAACCGGCTGAACTCCTGCGGGacattgtcattgtcattgtcattgtcacagGGACACGGTGACACCGCTGTGACAGCGCAGGAACCGGCTGAACTCCTGAACTCCTGTAGGacattgtcattgtcactgtcactgtcactgtcattgtcactgtcattgtcactgtcactgtcattgtcattgtcacctgtcactgtcattgtcattgtcattgtcattgtcattgtcattgtcactgtcattgtcactgtcattgtcattgtcactgtcactgtcactgtcaccttaCAGGAACTGGCTGAACTCCTGTGGGacattgtcactgtcactgtcattgtcactgtcactgtcattgtcactgtcaccttACAGGAACCGGCTGAACTCCTGTGGGacattgtcattgtcattgtcacagGGACACGGTGACACCGCAGTGACAGCGCAGGAACCGGCTGAACTCCTGTGGGAcattgtcactgtcattgtcactgtcactgtcactgtcattgtcactgtcattgtcactgtcattgtcattgtcattgtcactgtcactgtcactgtcaccttaCAGGAACCGTCTGAACTCCTGTGGGgcattgtcactgtcactgtcactgtcattgtcactgtcactgtcattgtcatcgtcactgtcattgtcactgtcattgtcactATCATTAtcactgtcattgtcattgtcactgtcattgtcactgcCATTGTCACTAtcattgtcactgtcattgtcactgtcattgtcactgtcattgtcactgtcactgtcatcgtcattgtcactgtcattgtcactgtcattgtcactgcCATTGTCACTAtcattgtcactgtcattgtcattgtcattgtcactgtcacctcacagGGACACGGcgacaaaaccccaaaacccccccaaaactcccatcaatcccaaaccccaaattcccccaaaaatcccccaaatccacccccaaaccccaaaattcccccaaatccccccaaagttgcccaaatccccccaaactgACGCACcctctgcaggaggagcccgCGGGCGATGGAGCGGGCGCAGAGCACCAGGGACAGCGAGCACACGGCCACCACCAGCACGTCGAACGCCAGGCGGCGCCacgtggcacctggggacaccagtgtcattgtcattgtcactgtcacctgtggGACACCCATTGTCACCTGTGGGACCCCCCATTGTCACCTGTGGGACACCCCATTGTCACCTGGGGGACCCCCCATTGTCACCTGTCATCTGTGACACCCCAGTGTCGAACGCCAGGCGGCGCCACGTggcacctgggggacaccagtgtcattgtcattgtcactgtcacctgtggGACCCCACTGTCACCTGTGGGACACCCCATTGTCACCTGGGGGACACCCCATTGTCACCTGTCATCTGTGACACCCCAGTGTCGAACGCCAGGCGGCGCCacgtggcacctggggacaccagtgtcattgtcattgtcactgtcacctggGGGACGCCCCATTGTCACCTGGGACAGCCCATTGTCACCTGTGAGACACCCCAGTGTCGAATGCCAGGCGGCGCCacgtggcacctggggacaccagagtGACACTGTCACCTGTGGGACACCCCATTGTCACCTGTGGGACACCCCAGTGTCGAACGCCAGGCGGCGCCACGTggcacctgggggacaccagtgtcattgtcattgtcattgtcattgtcactgtcacctgtggGACCCCACTGTCACCTGTCATCTGTGACACCCCAGTGTCGAACGCCAGGCGGCGCCAcgtggaacctggggacaccagagtgtcactgtcacctgtggGACACCCCATTGTCACCTGTGGGACACCAAAACTGTCACTGAAAACCTGTGGGACCCCATTGTCACCTGGGACACCAaaactgtcactgtcacctatGGGACACCGCAGTGTCGAACGCCAGGCGGCGCCACGTggcacctgggggacaccagtGTCACCCGTGGGACCCCATTGTCACCTGTGGGACACCGCATTGTCACCAATGTCACCTGTGGGACACCCCCACAGCCCCGtgtcacccagtgtcacccaatgtccccactgtcacctCCTGTGGGCATGGTGGAGTGGTGGCACTCCCATTGTCACCCCCATtgtcacccagtgtcacccattgtccccactgtccccactgtccccattgtccccactgtccccattgtcacctCCTCCGGGCATGGCGGGGTGGTGGCACTcccattgtcccccattgtccccattgtcacccattgtccccactgtccccactgtcacctCGGCCTGGCATGGCGGGGTGGTGGCACTCCCATTgacccccattgtccccactgtccccattgtccccactgtccccactatCACCTCCTCCGGGCATGGCGGGGTGGTGGCACTCCCATTgacccccattgtccccagtgtccccattgtcacctCGGCCTGGCATGGCGGGGTGGTGGCACTCCCATTgacccccattgtccccactgtccccattgtccccactgtccccactatCACCTCCTCCGGGCATGGCGGGGTGGTGGCACTCCCATTgtcacccagtgtccccattgtcacccattgtccccattgtcacctCCTCCTGGCATGGCGGGGTGGTGGCACTCCCATTgacccccagtgtcacccattgtccccattgtcacctCCTCCGGGCATGGCGGGGTGGTGGCACTCCCAGTGTCACCCATTGTcacccattgtccccattgtcacctCCTCCGGGCATGGCAGGGTGGTGGCACTCCCATTGTCACCCATTgatccccattgtccccattgtcacctCGGCCTGGCATGGCGGGGTGGTGGCACTCCCATTgaccctcagtgtccccattgtccccattgtccccactgtcccccattgtccccattgtcacctCCTCCTGGCATGGCGGGGTGGTGGCACTCCCATTgacccccagtgtcacccattgtccccattgtcacctCCTCCGGGCATGGCGGGGTGGTGGCActcccagggacacccccacAGCCTgatgtcccccattgtccccactgtccccattgtcacctCCTCCTGGCATGGCGGGGTGGTGGCACTCCCATTgacccccattgtccccattgtccccattgtccccagtgtcacctcctcCTGGCATGGCGGGGTGGTGGCACTCCCAGTGTCACCCATTGTcacccattgtccccattgtccccattgtccccagtgtcacctcggCCGGGCATGGCGGGGTGGTGGCactcccattgtccccattgtccccattgtccccattgtccccagtgtcacctcctcCTGGCATGGCGGGGTGGTGGCactcccattgtccccattgtccccattgtccccagtgtcacctcctcCTGGCATGGCGGGGTGGTGGCACTCCCATTgtcacccagtgtccccattgtccccattgtcacccattgtccccattgtccccagtgtcacctcctcCTGGCATGGCGGGGTGGTGGCactcccattgtccccattgtccccactgtccccattgtcacctCCTCCGGGCATGGCGGGGTGGTGGCACTCCCATTgacccccattgtccccattgtccccagtgtcacctcctcCGGGCATGGCAGGGTGGTGGCACTCCCTGATGGCCGCGTGGGTGCCCAGGCGGATCCGCACTCGCCCGCTGTGGGCGCTGTTGTCAAAGGTGACCTGGGGACACGCGGTGGCACCGTCACCGTCACTGTGGCACTGTCACTgtggcactgtcactgtgtcaccgtCACTGCCactttggggtatttggggacactcaggggacaACTGGGGACACTGAAGGGACaattggggacactttggggtatttggggacactgaggggacacttggggacccTCTGGGGTatctggggacacttggggacacttggggacactttgggacatttggggacactgaggggacacttggggacactttggggtatttggggacactcaggggacacttggggacccTCTGGGGTatctggggacacttggggacactttaggacatctggggacactttgggacacttggggacatttaggggacactgaggggacatttaGGGGACACCCAAAGGACACTCAGGGGACactttgggatatttggggacacttggggacactttggggacacttggggacactgaagggacacttggggacactttggggtatctggggacactgaggggacactttgggatatttggggacaccaaggggacactttgggatatttggggacccttggggacactttggggacactgaCGGTGACACTGAAGGTGTAGCAGTCGGGGATCTCGTGGTTCAGCAGCGTTTGGATGTTGATGGCCTTGAGCTGGAACTCCACGGTGACGTTGATCAGCCTGGGGGGGgacaaaaatcaccccaaaaacgggaaaattcaccccaaaattcaccccaaaaacacacaccaaaaaaaagggaaaattccacCTCAGAAACGcccaaaaaaatggaaaatttcacctcaaaaaaacacaaaaaatggaaaatttcacCTCAAATCCACCTCagaatcccccccaaaaaaagggaaaattccacctcaaaaacacaaaaaaaaggggaaaattccACCtcagaaacccccaaaaaaatggaaaatttcacCTCAAAAGcataaaaagggggaaattccacctcaaaaaaacacaataaaaaaagggaaaatttcacatcaaaaagacaaaaaaagggaaaattccacctcagaaacccccaaaaaaatggaaaattcaacctcaaaaaaccacaaaaaatggaaaatttcgCCTCAAATCCACCTCAgaatccccccccaaaaaaagggaaaattccacctcaaaaacacaaaaaaaaagggaaaattccacctcaaaaatcccccaaaaaaatggaaaatttcacctcaaaagcataaaaaaaggggaaaatccaACTCaaaaaaacacaataaaaaaagggaaaattccacctcaaaaaacCACAATAAAAGCGaaaattccacctcaaaaacacaaaaaaaagggaaaattccacctcaaaaaaaacaaaaaaatggaaaatttcacatcaaaaagacaaaaaaaagggaaaattccacctcaaaaaccccccaaaaaagggaaaattccacctcaaaaaccccccaaaaaatggaaaatttcacctcaaaaaaccacaataaaaaaagggaaaattccacctcaaaaacacaaaaaaagggaaaatttcacctcaaaatcccccccaaaatccccccataattccaggggggttttgggagaattttgagggttttggggtatttggaGTGAtcttgagggattttggggggttttgggggatttggtggaatttttgggggggtttggggggaattttggggggattttggggtttcgggggaatttgggggaatttcaggggaattttgggagaattttggggggattttgagggaattttgagggaattttggggcggtttggggggaatttgggggtttttggggggattttgggggtatcTTGAgggattttaggggaattttgggagaattttggggggattttgagggattttggggttttgggggggattttggggtttttggggggattttgagggattttggggggaattttggggggattttggagttttgggggaatttggtagattttggggttttgggggaattttaggagaattttgggagaattttggagggaattttgagggattttgtggaattttgtgggattttgggggaattttgggtttttttggggtttttgggcgCACCTGTGGAACTGGAGGGTGAAGTTGCTGCCGGGGCCGTCCAGCACGGGGGGTTGGGGGTCCCCGGGGTGAACCCCCAGGCACTCTGTGGGGCCAGGATGGGGGTCAGGGAGCACCGAAACCCCCGGAATTtaccccaaaccccaaccccaaaaccccaacccccaaccccaaaaccccaaacgcaaaaccccaaatcccaaaccccaaccccaaactcaaaaccccaaatcccaaatccaaccccaaacccaaaaccccaaatcccaaaccccaaactcaaaaccccaaatcccaaatccaacccaaaaccccaaacacaaaaccccaaatccaaccccaatcccaaaactccaaaccccaaaaccccaaatcccaaaccccaaactcaaaaccccaaatcccaaatccaacccaaaaCTCAAaagcccaaaccccaaaaccccaaatcccaaaccccaaactcaaaaccccaaatcccaaacccaaaaccccaaaccccaaaaccccaaatcccaaaccccaaactcaaaaccccaaatcccaaatccaacccaaaaccccaaaccccaaaaccccaaatcccaaaccccaaactcaaaaccccaaatcccaaatccaacccaaaaccccaaacacaaaaccccaaatccaaccccaatcccaaactcccagaccccaaatcctaaatccagccccaaatcccaaatcccaaacaactcccaaatcccaaacaacTCCCaagcccaaaccccaaaccccaatcccaaatccaaccccaaaccccaaactcaaaaccccaaatcctaaacccaacccccaaatccagccccaaatccaaccccaaaccccaaaccctaaatccaaccccaaaccccaaatcccaaacaactcccaaacccaaaccccaaacttcaaatcccaaatccaaccccaaaccccaaattctaaacccaacccccaaatccagccccaaatccaaccctaaaccccaaaccccaaactcaaatccccaaaccccaaatcctaaatccaaccccaaccccaaacccccaaacccaacctcaaatccaaccccaaaccccaaatcccaaacaactcccaaaccctgcaccccaaactccaatcccaaatccaaccccaaaccccaaaccccgcaccccaaaccccaaccccagaccccaaaccccaaatcctgcaccccaaaccccaaaccctgcaccccaaaccctgcaccccaaaccctgcaccccaaaccccaaaccccaaaccctgcaccccagaccccaaaccctgcaccccaaaccccaaaccccagaccccaaaccctgcaccccaaaccccaaaccccagaccccaaatcctgcaccccaaaccctgcaccccaaaccccaaaccctgcaccccaaaccctgcaccccaaccccagaccccaaaccccaaaccctgcaccccgcaccccaaaccctgcaccccgcaccccaaaccccaaaccccaaaccctgcaccccagaccccaaaccctgcaccccaaaccccaaaccccagaccccaaatcctgcaccccaaacccccaaccctgcaccccaaatcctgcaccccaaaccccaaccccAGACCCCAACCCCTGCACCCCACATCccgcaccccaaaccccaaaccctgcaccccaaaccccaaccccagaccccaaaccctgcaccccaaaccctgcaccccaaacccccaaccctgcaccccaaatcctgcaccccaaatcctgcaccccaaaccccaaaccccagaccccaaccccagaccccaaaccctgcaccccaaacccccaaccctgcaccccaaatcctgcaccccaaaccccaaaccctgcaccccaaaccctgcaccccaaaccctgcaccccaaaccccaaaccctgcaccccaaaccctgcaccccaaaccccagaccccaaatcctgcaccccaaacccagaccccaaaccctgcaccccaaaccctgcaccccaaaccccagaccccaaatcctgcaccccaaacccagaccccaaaccctgcaccccAACCCCTGCACCCCAACCCCTGCACCCCaacccctgcaccccaaaccctgcaccccaaaccctgcaccccaaaccccagaccccaaatcctgcaccccaaaccccaaaccctgcaccccaaaccctgcaccccaaaccccagaccccaaaccccaaaccccaaaccctgcaccacaaaccccagaccccaaatcctgcaccccaaaccccaaaccctgcaccccaaaccccagaccccaaaccctgcaccccaaaccccagaccccaaaccccgCACCCCAAACCCAGACCCCAAAGCCcaaaccctgcaccccaaaccccagaccccaaatcctgcaccccaaaccccaaaccctgcaccccaaccccagaccccaaaccccaaaccctgcaccccaaatcctgcaccccaaaccccagaccccaaatcctgcaccccaaaccctgcaccccaaaccccaaaccctgcaccccACACCCCGCACCccgcaccccaaaccctgcaccccaaaccccaaccccagaccccaaaccctgcaccccaaacccccaaccctgcaccccaaatcctgcaccccaaaccccaaaccccagaccccaaccccagaccccaaaccctgcaccccaaaccctgcaccccaaacccccaaccctgcaccccaaatcctgcaccccaaaccccaaaccccagaccCCAACCCCTGCACCCCACATCCCgtaccccaaaccctgcaccccaaaccccaaaccctgcaccccaaaccctgcaccccaaaccccagaccccaaatcctgcaccccgcaccccaaaccccagaccccaaatcctgcaccccaaacccagaccccaaaccctgcaccccAACCCCTGCACCCCaacccctgcaccccaaaccctgcaccccaaaccccaaaccctgcaccccGCACCCCGCACCCCAAACCacacaccccaaaccctgcaccccgcaccccaaaccccagaccccaaatcctgcaccccaaaccccataccccacaccccaaaccctgcaccccaaaccctgcaccccGCACCccgcaccccaaaccctgcaccccagaccccaaaccctgcaccccaaaccctgcaccccaaaccctgcaccccgcaccccaaaccccagaccccaacccctgcaccccaaaccccgcaccccaaaccccaaaccctgcaccccaaaccctgcaccccaaaccctgcaccccaaatcctgcaccccaaatcctgcaccccaaaccctgcaccccgcaccccaaaccccagaccccaaatcctgcaccccaaaccccacaccccaaaccctgcaccccaaaccccaaaccctgcaccccaaaccctgcaccccaaaccccataccccagaccccaaaccctgcaccccaaaccccaaaccctgcaccccaaaccctgcaccccAACCCCGGTGTCGCACCGGTGACCACGCTGGGGTCGATGTCGAAGGTGTCGTTCTCGGGGTCGATGTCGCCCCTGCGGAAGAAGCGCTGGCACAGCCGGAGCCCGGGGCCACCGCCGGTGTCACCGTAGGCGTAACGGCCCAGGGTCTCGTTGGGGACAGCCAGGTACTGCGGGGACATGGGCATGGAAGTGGAGGTGgcacctcagtgtccccaaaccccaaaacatctCCATGATCCCAAAACATCTCCATGATACCAAAGATCTCCATGGCCCCAAAACATCTCCGTGTCCTCAAAACATCTCTGTGTCCCCAAAACATCTCTGTGATCCCAAAACATCTCTGTGTCCCCAAAACATCTCCATGGCCCCAAAACATCTCTGTGTCCCCAAAACGTGGTGGCCCAGGGTCTCGTTGGGGACAGCCAGGTactgcggggacagggacaccaaggtggaggtggcacctggatggccccaaaccccaaaacatctCCATGATCCCAAAACATCTCCATGATCCCAAAACATCTCCATGATACCAAAGATCTCCATGGCCCCAAAACATCTCTGTGTCCTCAAAACATCTCTCTGATCCTAAAACGTCTCTGTGATCCCAAAACATCTCCATGGCCCCAAAACATCTCTGTGTCCCCAAAACATCTCCATGTCCCCAAAACATCTCTGTGATCCTAAAACGTCTCCGTGTCCCCAAAACATCTCCATGGCCCCAAAACATCTCTGTGTCCCCAAAACATCTCCGTGTCCTCAAAACATCTCTGTGATCCTAAAACGTCTCTGCGATCCCAAAACATCTCTGTGATCCGAAAACGTCTCTGTGTCCCCAAAACGTGGTGGCCCAGGGTCTCGTTGGGGACAGCCAGGTactgcggggacagggacaccaaggtggaggtggcacctggatggccccaaaccccaaaacatctCCATGATCCCAAAACATCTCCATGATACCAAAGATCTCCATGATACCAAAGATCTCCATGGCCCCAAAACATCTCCATGATCCCAAAACATCTCCATGATACCAAAGATCTCCATGGCCCCAAAACATCTCTGTGTCCTCAAAACATCTCTCTGATCCTAAAACGTCTCTGTGATCCCAAAACATCTCCATGGCCCCAAAACATCTCTGTGTCCCCAAACATCTCTGTGTCCCCAAAACGTG
This Zonotrichia albicollis isolate bZonAlb1 chromosome 32, bZonAlb1.hap1, whole genome shotgun sequence DNA region includes the following protein-coding sequences:
- the LOC102066052 gene encoding mucolipin-1 isoform X5, whose translation is MAAASETERLLSRGPGYGTAEAAPVPVPVPGQEDEEEEEEDEEEELRRRLKYFFMSPCDKYRARGRRPVKLGLQLAKIVLVTVQLILFGLSNQLVVAFKEDNTVAFKHLFLKGYEDGADDTAAIYTRGDLLEHLAFVLEQYLAVPNETLGRYAYGDTGGGPGLRLCQRFFRRGDIDPENDTFDIDPSVVTECLGVHPGDPQPPVLDGPGSNFTLQFHRLINVTVEFQLKAINIQTLLNHEIPDCYTFSVTVTFDNSAHSGRVRIRLGTHAAIRECHHPAMPGGGATWRRLAFDVLVVAVCSLSLVLCARSIARGLLLQREFSRFLRCHRGVTVSLSDRLEFLNGWYLLLVTSDVLTVLGTVLKIGIEAKNFSGYDVCSILLGTSTLLVWVGVIRYLTFFQKYNILIVTLRVALPNVMRFCCCVAVIYLGYCFCGWIVLGPHHVKFRSLSMVSECLFSLVNGDDRGDTVMTYRLQVTHR
- the LOC102066052 gene encoding mucolipin-1 isoform X6, which produces MAAASETERLLSRGPGYGTAEAAPVPVPVPGQEDEEEEEEDEEEELRRRLKYFFMSPCDKYRARGRRPVKLGLQLAKIVLVTVQLILFGLSNQLVVAFKEDNTVAFKHLFLKGYEDGADDTAAIYTRGDLLEHLAFVLEQYLAVPNETLGRYAYGDTGGGPGLRLCQRFFRRGDIDPENDTFDIDPSVVTECLGVHPGDPQPPVLDGPGSNFTLQFHRLINVTVEFQLKAINIQTLLNHEIPDCYTFSVTVTFDNSAHSGRVRIRLGTHAAIRECHHPAMPGGGATWRRLAFDVLVVAVCSLSLVLCARSIARGLLLQREFSRFLRCHRGVTVSLSDRLEFLNGWYLLLVTSDVLTVLGTVLKIGIEAKNFSGYDVCSILLGTSTLLVWVGVIRYLTFFQKYNILIVTLRVALPNVMRFCCCVAVIYLGYCFCGWIVLGPHHVKSRSLSMVSECLFSLVNGDDRGDTVMTYRLQVTHR